A single Candidatus Limnocylindrales bacterium DNA region contains:
- a CDS encoding class I SAM-dependent methyltransferase codes for MSIGLLPVRRHYYEPLFHPRDLRASFDRDRPLPGVDLRVDEQLSLLRELRSTREEIADLSVTPTTDLSFHFGNIAFESGDAEIWYAVIRHLRPRTIIEIGSGYSTRLAARAIERNSLDDASYRCRHVCIEPYEMPWLEKLGVEVVRRRVEDVGAEFFASLTSGDILFIDSSHIIRPQGDVLFEFLELLPTLCPGVVVHVHDVFTPRDYLEPWVIQQVRLWNEQYLLEAFLTHNANWEVMLALNHLHHHHYEELAGACPFLTRDREPGSFYIRRAA; via the coding sequence GTGAGCATCGGTCTGCTGCCGGTACGCCGGCACTATTACGAGCCGTTGTTCCATCCACGCGACCTTCGCGCGTCCTTCGACAGAGACCGGCCGCTGCCGGGCGTCGATCTGCGCGTTGACGAGCAGCTTTCGTTGCTGCGCGAGCTGCGCAGCACGAGGGAGGAGATCGCCGACCTCAGCGTGACTCCGACCACGGATCTGTCTTTCCACTTTGGCAATATTGCCTTCGAATCGGGCGACGCCGAGATATGGTATGCGGTCATCCGTCATCTCCGTCCGCGGACGATCATCGAGATCGGATCGGGATATTCGACGCGGCTCGCGGCGCGGGCAATCGAGCGCAACAGCCTCGACGATGCGTCCTACCGCTGCCGTCACGTGTGCATAGAGCCGTACGAGATGCCGTGGCTCGAGAAGCTGGGCGTAGAGGTGGTGCGCCGGCGGGTGGAAGACGTCGGAGCGGAATTCTTCGCTTCGCTGACGTCGGGCGACATTCTTTTCATCGATTCCTCGCACATCATCCGCCCGCAGGGGGACGTGCTGTTCGAGTTCCTCGAGCTTCTCCCGACGCTTTGTCCTGGCGTGGTCGTCCACGTTCACGACGTGTTCACACCCCGCGACTACCTCGAGCCGTGGGTGATCCAGCAGGTGCGGCTATGGAACGAGCAGTACCTTCTGGAGGCGTTCCTCACGCACAACGCGAATTGGGAGGTGATGCTGGCCCTGAACCACTTGCACCACCACCACTACGAGGAACTCGCCGGAGCGTGCCCCTTCCTGACTCGCGATCGCGAGCCGGGCTCCTTCTACATCCGCCGCGCTGCCTAG